A DNA window from Oncorhynchus tshawytscha isolate Ot180627B linkage group LG13, Otsh_v2.0, whole genome shotgun sequence contains the following coding sequences:
- the exosc7 gene encoding exosome complex component RRP42 produces MATVQVSEAEKVYILHGVRDDLRVDGRGCEDYRHMEIETDMVSNTDGSAKVTLGHTDVLVGVKAEMGKPRPMVPDEGYLEFFVDCSANATPEFEGRGGDELGMELSNTLYKVFNNRYSVDLKSLCISPGDHCWVLYVDVLLLQCDGNLFDAISVAIKAALFNTKIPKVHISEDEEGGKEIELSDDPYDCMRLNVENVPCIVTLCKVGHRHVVDATLQEKACSVASLIISVTHKGTVTCVRKVGGGSLDPESIFEMTETGKRVGKALHAPLMELLQEEESLGKKRQKVGFLG; encoded by the exons ATGGCTACTGTACAAGTCAGTGAGGCTGAAAAGGTGTATATTTTGCATGGTGTACGG GATGACTTACGGGTTGATGGACGAGGATGCGAGGACTACAGACACATGGAGATTGAGACAGACATGGTGTCAAATACAGATGGCTCAGCCAAAGTGACCCTG GGGCATACAGACGTGCTAGTGGGAGTCAAAGCTGAAATGGGAAAGCCGAGGCCCATGGTCCCAGATGAAGGCTACCTGGAGTTTTTTGTTGATTG CTCTGCCAATGCCACACCAGAATTTGAGGGTCGGGGTGGTGATGAGCTGGGCATGGAGTTGAGCAACACCCTGTACAAAGTGTTCAACAACAGATACAGTGTGGACCTGAAAAGCCTCTGCATCAGCCCAGGGGACCACTGCTGGGTGCTCTATGTGGACGTGCTG CTCCTGCAGTGTGATGGAAATCTTTTTGATGCCATCTCTGTTGCAATTAAAGCAGCTCTCTTCAATACAAA AATTCCCAAAGTACACATCTCTGAGgatgaggaaggagggaaggaaataGAGCTGTCAGATGACCCCTATGACTGCATGCGACTCAATGTGGAGAATGTTCCCTGCATCGTGACCTTGTGCAAG GTGGGCCATAGGCACGTGGTGGACGCCACGCTGCAGGAGAAGGCGTGTTCAGTGGCCAGCCTGATCATCTCTGTCACACACAAGGGGACGGTCACCTGTGTCAGGAAGGTGGGGGGTGGCAGCCTGGACCCAGAGAGCATCTTTGAGATGACCGAG ACAGGGAAACGGGTAGGGAAAGCCCTCCACGCCCCCCTCATGGAGCTtctgcaggaggaggagagtctgggaaagaagagacagaaagTGGGCTTTCTTGGTTAG
- the LOC112264980 gene encoding palmitoyltransferase ZDHHC3 → MKKSPAHRCRDIERQAGYLQPEHCAPPPTRPSSDAMWFIRDCCGIACGVITWCLVFYAEFVVLFVMLLPAKNLLYSLINGALFSTLAFLALASHARAMCTDPGAVPKGNATKEFIESLQLKPGQVVYKCPKCCSIKPDRAHHCSVCKRCIKKMDHHCPWVNNCVGEKNQKFFVLFTMYIALISLHALVMVAFHFIFCFESDWTKCSTFSPPATVILLIFLCFEGLLFLIFTSVMFGTQVHSICTDETGIEQLKKEERRWVKRTKWMNMRVVFGHPFSIAWLSPFATPDHGKADYYQYVV, encoded by the exons ATGAAGAAGAGCCCGGCGCACCGCTGCAGGGACATAGAGAGGCAAGCCGGTTACCTGCAGCCCGAGCACTGCGCCCCTCCCCCGACCCGCCCCAGTTCCGACGCCATGTGGTTCATCCGCGACTGCTGCGGCATCGCGTGCGGCGTCATCACCTGGTGCCTGGTGTTCTACGCCGAGTTCGTGGTGCTCTTCGTCATGCTGCTGCCCGCCAAGAACCTGCTCTATAGTCTAATCAACGGGGCACTGTTCAGTACCCTCGCCTTCCTTGCTCTGGCTTCGCACGCCCGGGCCATGTGCACAGACCCG GGTGCGGTGCCTAAAGGGAACGCAACCAAGGAGTTTATCGAGAGCCTGCAACTCAAGCCCGGTCAGGTGGTCTACAAATGTCCCAAGTGCTGCAGTATCAAGCCTGACAGAGCTCACCACTGCAG TGTGTGTAAACGCTGTATCAAGAAGATGGACCACCATTGCCCATGGGTAAACAACTGCGTAGGAGAGAAGAACCAGAAATTCTTTGTGCTTTTCACA ATGTACATTGCACTGATATCCCTCCATGCCCTGGTCATGGTTGCCTTCCATTTTATCTTCTGCTTCGAGTCAGACTGGACAA AGTGCAGTACATTCTCTCCTCCTGCGACCgtcatcctcctcatcttcctctgctTTGAGGGACTCCTCTTCCTCATTTTCACCTCAGTGATGTTTGGGACCCAGGTCCATTCCATCTGTACCGATGAGACG GGCATAGAGCAGTTgaaaaaggaggagagaagatgggTTAAAAGGACAAAGTGGATGAACATGAGGGTGGTATTTGGCCATCCGTTCTCCATAGCCTGGCTAAGTCCCTTTGCAACCCCCGACCACGGGAAGGCAGACTATTACCAGTACGTTGTCTGA